The following proteins come from a genomic window of Rutidosis leptorrhynchoides isolate AG116_Rl617_1_P2 chromosome 10, CSIRO_AGI_Rlap_v1, whole genome shotgun sequence:
- the LOC139871325 gene encoding gamma conglutin 1-like, giving the protein MITAYPNRVQEVHENFLIDIDAPFTWHDCAVQWDLDSNSYCDDIRLCIGGVYCEDDLCTDARTTYSYHHNHPVCPSETNTSTFPCKCSVNVVNPVTKSCGQGLLNYDDAYFFNTTNGRNVFTVIGRYTNAVCAPSTSFASFPANVTGVMSFSSSPYALPAYVFPPFKNSLALCLPRTLSSHGVLFIGEGPYYLLPQSDVDVRSYLSYIPLLKNQDSSGYYISVNSIVIKYRSIIVPTNTTAKLSTIDPYTTLRTEIYNNVIKRFSKVVKRIPSAKAVAPFSVCFSTLKNDTKARLTVPDIDLVLHDGKKWTISTANSIKQVTKDVACLALVDGGATSEPAIVIGTFQLEDNFLVFDLENFTLGFSSSLLYKHTSCSNFNFTLTKKALIN; this is encoded by the coding sequence ATGATTACTGCATATCCAAACAGGGTGCAAGAAGTGCACGAAAACTTTCTTATAGACATCGATGCTCCCTTCACATGGCATGACTGTGCTGTCCAATGGGACTTAGATTCAAACAGTTATTGCGATGACATCAGGCTTTGCATCGGCGGTGTTTATTGTGAAGACGACCTATGTACAGATGCTCGAACTACTTACTCTTATCATCATAATCATCCTGTCTGCCCATCCGAAACCAACACTTCAACTTTTCCTTGCAAATGCTCAGTCAATGTGGTCAACCCCGTGACTAAATCGTGTGGTCAAGGCCTGCTCAATTATGACGACGCTTACTTTTTTAATACAACTAACGGTAGGAATGTTTTTACTGTTATCGGTCGTTATACTAATGCGGTATGCGCTCCTTCTACTTCATTTGCATCATTCCCTGCTAACGTTACGGGTGTCATGTCGTTTTCATCTTCGCCTTATGCTCTACCCGCTTACGTTTTTCCACCGTTTAAAAATTCATTAGCTTTATGTTTACCGAGAACTTTGTCTTCCCACGGGGTTTTATTCATTGGAGAAGGTCCTTATTACCTTCTTCCTCAATCGGATGTGGATGTAAGGAGTTATCTTTCTTATATACCGTTGCTAAAGAATCAAGATTCATCTGGATACTATATAAGTGTCAATAGCATTGTTATTAAATACAGATCTATCATCGTTCCTACGAATACCACCGCTAAACTTAGTACAATTGATCCTTACACCACTCTTAGAACTGAGATTTATAATAACGTTATTAAGAGGTTTTCAAAGGTTGTAAAAAGGATCCCCTCTGCAAAGGCGGTGGCGCCTTTTAGCGTTTGTTTCAGTACGTTAAAAAATGATACCAAAGCTAGATTAACAGTTCCCGATATTGATTTAGTTCTACATGATGGGAAGAAGTGGACTATATCGACGGCAAACTCGATtaagcaagtaacaaaagatgtaGCGTGTTTAGCGTTGGTTGATGGTGGTGCAACAAGTGAACCTGCAATTGTAATTGGGACATTTCAGCTTGAGGATAACTTTCTGGTGTTTGACTTAGAGAATTTCACTCTTGGATTCAGCTCGTCGTTGTTATACAAGCACACTTCTTGCTCAAACTTCAACTTTACGCTTACCAAAAAGgccttaattaattaa